In Naumovozyma castellii chromosome 1, complete genome, one DNA window encodes the following:
- the PIS1 gene encoding CDP-diacylglycerol--inositol 3-phosphatidyltransferase (ancestral locus Anc_3.436), with translation MSSTKMPAGSTTANTVFWYIPNQIGYMRVLTAVISFFTMHNYPVFTGLVYGISCLLDALDGTMARKYNQVSTLGAVLDMVTDRSTTSGLTCFLCYKFPSWCVIFQLLLALDISSHYMHMYATLSSGTTSHKNVSNESSKLLHLYYTRRDVLFTICFFNESFYGGLYLFAYDNYHTFGKWVALISLPGFIFKQITNVIQLQRAALILATSDATKANERAKSN, from the coding sequence ATGAGTTCAACTAAAATGCCAGCTGGATCAACCACCGCTAACACAGTGTTCTGGtatattccaaatcaaattGGTTATATGCGTGTCTTAACCGCCGtgatttctttctttacAATGCACAACTACCCTGTATTTACTGGGTTGGTATATGGGATCTCATGTTTGTTGGATGCGCTTGATGGTACCATGGCTAGAAAGTACAACCAGGTAAGTACTTTAGGTGCTGTTTTGGATATGGTTACTGATAGATCTACTACATCTGGTTTGACATGTTTCTTATGTTATAAGTTTCCTTCCTGGTGtgttatttttcaattgctATTGGCTCTCGATATCTCAAGCCATTATATGCACATGTACGCTACGTTAAGTAGCGGTACTACTTCTCATAAGAATGTCAGTAACGAGTCTTCTAAGTTGTTACATCTTTACTATACAAGAAGAGATGTTCTGTTTACTATttgttttttcaatgaaagtTTTTACGGTGGTTTGTATTTGTTTGCCTATGACAACTACCACACGTTTGGTAAATGGGTTGCTTTGATCAGTTTACCAGGGTTCATTTTTAAGCAGATTACAAATGTTATTCAATTACAAAGAGCTGCTCTGATTTTGGCAACCTCTGATGCCACCAAAGCCAACGAAAGGgcaaaatcaaattaa
- the DBF20 gene encoding serine/threonine-protein kinase DBF20 (ancestral locus Anc_3.430), whose product MYFLDYYCDMFDYVISRRQRTKSVLNYLERNQNSLSTEELNNEWTAYLQQEHDVLRKRRLKPKNKDFEMITQVGQGGYGQVYLARKRDTKEVCALKILNKKLLFKLNETNHVLTERDILTTTRSDWLVKLLYAFQDTESLYLAMEFVPGGDFRTLLINTRFLRNTHARFYISEMFCAVNALHELGYTHRDLKPENFLIDSEGHIKLTDFGLAAGTISTERIQSMKIRLEEVKNLEFPAFTEKSIEDRRKMYTHLRQTEVNYANSMVGSPDYMALEVLEGKKYDFTVDYWSLGCMLFESLVGYTPFSGSSTNETYENLRHWKKTLRRPVLDNGRPAFSDRTWDIITRLIADPINRLRSFEHIKRMPYFAEVNFNTLRQSAPPFTPQLDSETDAGYFDDFTNEADMAKYADVFKRQNKLSSMVDDSAVDSKLVGFTFRHRNGQKGLSGILYNGSEHSDPFATFY is encoded by the coding sequence ATGTATTTCTTGGATTATTATTGTGATATGTTTGATTATGTTATAAGTAGAAGACAGAGAACAAAAAgtgttttaaattatttggaacGTAACCAAAACTCTCTCTCCactgaagaattgaataatgaatggACGGCATATTTACAACAGGAGCATGATGTCCTGAGAAAAAGAAGGCTGAAACCTAAGaataaagattttgaaatgattACACAAGTAGGACAAGGTGGATATGGCCAAGTTTATTTGGCAAGAAAGAGAGATACTAAAGAAGTTTGTGCTCTAAAGATATTGAACAAGAAGCTCTTAttcaaattaaatgaaactAACCATGTCTTAACCGAAAGAGATATATTGACCACGACTAGATCAGATTGGTTGGTTAAACTATTATATGCGTTCCAAGATACGGAAAGTCTATATTTGGCAATGGAGTTTGTGCCAGGTGGAGATTTCCGTACGCTACTTATAAATACTAGATTTTTGAGAAATACACACGCCAGATTTTACATTAGTGAAATGTTTTGTGCTGTGAACGCCCTACATGAATTAGGTTATACTCATAGAGATCTAAAGCcagaaaattttttaattgaCTCAGAAGGTCATATAAAACTGACTGATTTTGGTCTCGCTGCCGGTACTATATCTACTGaaagaattcaaagtatgaaaataagattggaagaagttaaaaatttagaatttCCAGCGTTCACTGAgaaatccattgaagatagaagaaaaatgtaCACTCATTTAAGGCAAACCGAGGTAAACTATGCTAATTCCATGGTCGGTTCTCCAGATTATATGGCTTTAGAAGTTTTAGAAGGTAAGAAATATGACTTTACTGTCGATTATTGGTCTTTGGGCTGTATGCTTTTTGAGAGTTTAGTTGGTTATACCCCATTTAGTGGTTCTTCTACTAATGAAACATATGAAAATTTGAGGCATTGGAAGAAAACGCTGAGGAGACCAGTACTAGATAATGGAAGGCCTGCATTCTCAGATAGAACATGGGATATAATAACCAGATTGATCGCTGATCCAATAAATAGATTAAGATCCTTTGAACATATTAAGAGAATGCCCTATTTTGCAGAAGTGAATTTTAATACTTTAAGACAATCCGCACCACCTTTTACTCCTCAATTAGATAGTGAAACAGATGCAGGTTATTTCGATGATTTTACCAATGAAGCTGATATGGCAAAGTACGCTGATGTTTTCAAAAGACAAAATAAACTTTCTTCTATGGTAGATGATTCAGCAGTCGATTCAAAACTGGTAGGGTTTACATTCAGGCATAGAAATGGGCAAAAAGGACTAAGTGGTATATTGTATAATGGTTCAGAGCATTCAGATCCATTTGCCACTTTCTACTGA
- the RPC40 gene encoding DNA-directed RNA polymerase core subunit RPC40 (ancestral locus Anc_3.428) — MSNIVGIEYNRVNNTTSNDFPGFSPDGSNAWDVEKFRNTFKVEISSLNEREANFDLINIDTSIANAFRRIMISEVPAVAAEYVYFLNNTSVIQDEVLAHRIGLIPLKVDPDLLTWVDNELPDEEKFNDTNTIVLTLNVKCTRNPDAPKDATDPKILYRNSSVYASDLKFEPQGKQIETFAGTPVVPCDQDILLAKLRPGQEISLRAHCILGTGGDHAKFSPVSTASYRLLPHINITKPIKGELAEKFQKCFLPGVIGIDNASGEAFVKDARKDTVSREVLRHEEFNDKVKLGRIRDHFIFNVESTGAMTPEEIFFKSVRILKNKAEYLKNCPITQ; from the coding sequence ATGTCGAACATCGTCGGAATTGAATATAACCGTGTAAACAACACCACATCTAATGACTTCCCAGGGTTTTCACCTGATGGTTCTAATGCCTGGgatgttgaaaaattcagaAATACCTTCAAAGTTGAAATATCGTCCTTAAATGAAAGAGAGGCCAATTTTGATCTTATTAATATTGATACTTCGATCGCAAATGCGTTCCGTCGTATCATGATCTCAGAAGTACCTGCTGTTGCCGCTGAATACGtctattttttaaataatactTCAGTTATTCAAGATGAAGTGTTAGCTCATAGAATTGGGTTAATCCCATTGAAGGTCGATCCAGATTTATTAACTTGGgttgataatgaattaccAGATGaggaaaaatttaatgatacAAATACTATTGTCTTAACTTTAAATGTCAAATGTACCAGAAATCCTGATGCTCCAAAGGATGCTACTGATCCTAAGATTCTTTACAGAAACTCCAGCGTTTATGCCTCTGATTTGAAGTTTGAACCTCAAGGGAAACAAATAGAAACTTTTGCTGGAACACCAGTGGTACCATGTGATCAAGATATCTTATTAGCTAAACTAAGGCCAGGCCAAGAAATCTCTTTAAGAGCTCATTGTATCCTAGGTACTGGTGGAGATCATGCCAAATTTTCACCTGTGTCTACTGCATCTTACAGATTATTACCTCATATTAATATTACGAAACCAATTAAGGGTGAATTAGCagaaaaattccaaaaatgtTTCTTACCTGGTGTTATTGGTATTGATAATGCAAGTGGGGAAGCATTTGTTAAAGATGCAAGAAAGGATACTGTATCGAGAGAAGTTTTGAGACATGAggaatttaatgataaagTCAAGTTAGGTAGAATAAGAGATCACTTTATCTTTAATGTCGAAAGTACTGGTGCAATGACAccagaagaaatattttttaagTCTGTcagaattttgaaaaacaaagcagaatatttgaaaaattgtcCAATTACTCAATAG
- the ALE2 gene encoding Ale2p (ancestral locus Anc_3.437) codes for MNKIASILDRTMDCLLELPQPVIFKTYVLDVLQSNNLVSSPAILNNLHSIIYVALFYHMWFLIAKYIIFPPFVKLKMQWDQEEEKNTSAKTRKHKLHKHQSPKKRYNSLVIQCSIHFISLLQCVFVLYPSLSILLNPAKSSEIFYDSEARVFGTTRDTEVVCIFAIGYFLWDSVISMFYSSIAFVLHGIVSAAVYFIGLKPYIQYYAPVFMMFELSNPFLNFRWFGIKLLPSNNKFIDYLLLFNNLLLMIIFFLARIVYGWFQIGMIVYDYYTVRNDPRFILFDSVVIVGGNLILDVLNAIWLSTMVKVAIKLLKGEKKADKKD; via the coding sequence atgaacaaaataGCTTCCATTTTAGATAGAACCATGGATTGTCTGTTAGAATTGCCACAGCCAGTCATCTTCAAGACATATGTCCTTGATGTCCTCCAATCCAACAACCTTGTCAGCTCACCAGctattttgaataatctACACTCTATCATATACGTTGCTTTGTTCTATCACATGTGGTTTTTGATTGCGAAGTACATCATTTTCCCACCATTTGTTAAATTGAAGATGCAATGGGATCAAGAGGAGGAGAAGAATACTTCTGCTAAGACAAGGAAGCATAAACTTCACAAACACCAGAGTCCAAAGAAGAGATATAATTCTCTTGTTATTCAATGTTCTATTCATTTCATTTCCTTGTTACAATGTGTGTTTGTTTTATACCCATCATTATCAATCTTGCTCAACCCTGCTAAGTCGTCAGAAATATTTTACGACTCTGAAGCTCGTGTCTTTGGTACTACACGTGATACGGAAGTTGTTTGTATCTTTGCCATTGGTTATTTTCTATGGGATAGTgtaatttcaatgttttaTTCTTCTATTGCTTTCGTTCTCCATGGTATTGTTTCTGCTGCAGTATACTTTATTGGATTGAAACcatatattcaatattacGCCCCAGTCTTCATGATGTTTGAATTATCGAAtccatttttaaatttcagATGGTTTGGTATTAAATTATTGccatcaaataataaatttattgattatttgttgttattcaacaatttaCTTCTAAtgattattttctttttggcAAGGATTGTCTACGGTTGGTTCCAAATCGGAATGATCGTGTACGATTATTATACTGTTCGTAATGATCCAAGGTTTATATTATTCGACTCCGTTGTGATAGTTGGTggaaatttaattttagaTGTCTTGAATGCCATTTGGCTTTCTACAATGGTGAAAGTTGCTATAAAGCTTTTAAAAGGTGAGAAAAAGGCTGACAAGAAggattaa
- the MRD1 gene encoding RNA-binding ribosome biosynthesis protein MRD1 (ancestral locus Anc_3.432): MSRIIVKGLPSFLTDDNLKQHFEKRLNQTHKNEPINSLITDVKILRNREGESRKFAFIGYHNEEDAFDAVNYFNGSYINTAKLEVSMAKSFADPRVPQPMKERKREALKRFREKEERLLAESDKKKQKVKEKERRLSIDAEISKNKQLQEFIETMKPSSQVPSWEKPVSHKNAEEDNEESSNPLLALLNNGDDDKKPLLKENESDDEYADFNKDQKDEQEDEPMMKLDDLNTTETTEKKTREDDHLAQDEKVSDLNWFKQRRVRIREGESEAAKPSSLSKEGNTEGNASLKENTDSENKNDEEEKKEEQEPQQTPEDIAMEKISKTGRLFLRNILYTTTEDDFRKLFGPFGELEEVHVALDTRTGKSKGFAYILFKDPKEAVQAYIELDKQIFQGRLLHILPADAKKSHRLDEFDLKNMPLKKQRELKKKDNASRQTFSWNSLYMNQDAVLGSVAAKLGLKKSDLIDPESSNSAVKQALAEAHIIGDVRKYFESKGVDLTKFAQTKSPEQRDAKVILVKNFPYGTTREEIGELFLPFGKLKRLLMPPSGTIAIVEYRDTTSGRSAFTKLAFKRFKDGIIYLEKGPKDCFTRDAEPADLIEADAPEENVVEVKDTVKEIMDSTDKTSNEEHEDEHVADGPTVSIFIKNLNFTTTSVELSKRFKTFSGFVVAQVKTKPDPKHADKTLSMGFGFAEFRTKEQANAVISALDGTVIDGHRIQLKLSHRQGSSNTTSSAKGKKIKSGKIIVKNLPFEATRKDVFELFNSFGQLKSVRVPKKFDKSARGFAFVEFLLPKEAENAMDQLQGVHLLGRRLVMQYAQEEAADAEEEIARMTKKVKKQVVSSELAALRNSGGRKKLELEDDENDGLNGF; encoded by the coding sequence ATGTCTCGTATTATTGTGAAAGGTTTACCAAGTTTTTTAACagatgataatttgaaGCAGCATTTCgagaaaagattgaatcAGACTCATAAGAATGAACCCATCAATAGTTTGATCACTGATGTCAAGATCCTTAGAAATAGAGAAGGTGAAAGTAGAAAATTTGCCTTTATTGGGTATCacaatgaagaagatgcaTTTGATGCAgtcaattatttcaatggGTCCTATATTAATACTGCCAAATTAGAAGTATCGATGGCTAAAAGTTTCGCTGATCCAAGAGTTCCACAACCAATGAAAGAAAGGAAGAGAGAGGCATTAAAACGATTTAGGGAAAAGGAGGAAAGATTACTAGCTGAATCAGATAAGAAAAAGCAAAAAGTAAAGGAGAAGGAAAGAAGACTATCTATCGATGCTGAAATTTCGAAGAACAAGCAATTACAAGAGTTTATTGAAACAATGAAGCCAAGTTCTCAAGTACCTTCCTGGGAAAAACCAGTATCTCATAAAAatgctgaagaagataatgaGGAATCAAGCAATCCACTTTTGGCTCTTCTTAATAACGGAGATGACGATAAGAAACCACTTCttaaggaaaatgaaagtgatgatgaatatgCTGACTTCAACAAAGACCAAAaagatgaacaagaagatgaaCCTATGATGAAATTGGATGACCTAAACACAACTGAAACtacagaaaaaaaaactagAGAAGATGATCATCTCGCACAAGATGAAAAAGTTTCTGATCTTAATTGGTTTAAACAACGTCGTGTAAGGATTAGAGAAGGTGAGAGTGAAGCAGCCAAGCCTTCCAGTTTATCGAAAGAAGGAAATACTGAAGGAAATGCatcattgaaagagaatactgattcagaaaataagaacgatgaagaagaaaagaaggaagagCAAGAACCACAACAAACTCCAGAGGATATTGCAATGGAAAAGATAAGTAAAACAGGCCGTCTTTTTCTTCGTAATATTCTTTACACTACTACCGAGGATGACTTCAGGAAACTTTTCGGTCCCTTCGgtgaattggaagaagttCATGTTGCATTAGATACTAGAACAGGTAAATCAAAAGGGTTTGCTTATATTCTATTCAAAGATCCAAAAGAGGCTGTTCAAGCCTATATTGAGCTAGATAAACAGATTTTTCAAGGTAGACTTTTACACATTCTTCCTGCCGATGCTAAGAAATCTCATCGTCTTGATGAATTcgatttgaaaaatatgccattgaagaagcaacgggaattgaaaaagaaagataatGCCTCAAGGCAGACATTTTCATGGAACTCCTTATATATGAATCAGGATGCTGTCCTTGGAAGTGTTGCCGCCAAATTGGGATTAAAGAAATCTGATTTAATTGATCCTGAAAGTTCGAATTCTGCTGTTAAACAGGCTCTAGCTGAAGCTCATATAATTGGTGATgttagaaaatattttgaatctAAAGGTGTTGATTTGACGAAATTTGCCCAAACAAAATCACCAGAACAAAGAGATGCAAAAGTGATTCTTGTTAAGAATTTTCCATACGGAACAACAAGAGAGGAAATCGGAGAATTATTTTTGCCATTTGGTAAACTGAAAAGATTACTAATGCCACCATCAGGTACAATAGCCATTGTGGAATATAGAGATACAACCTCAGGGAGGAGTGCCTTTACAAAATTAGCATTTAAGAGATTTAAGGATggtattatttatttagaaAAGGGACCAAAAGATTGTTTTACAAGAGACGCAGAACCTGCTGATCTTATTGAAGCTGACGCTcctgaagaaaatgttgtGGAGGTGAAGGATACCgtaaaagaaataatggATAGCACTGATAAAACCAGCAATGAGGAACATGAAGACGAACATGTTGCCGATGGCCCTACAGTTTCTATATTTATCAAGAATCTGAATTTTACTACTACCAGTGTGGAACTATCTAAAAGATTCAAGACTTTCAGTGGATTCGTTGTTGCGCAAGTTAAGACTAAACCTGATCCAAAGCACGCAGATAAGACTTTATCTATGGGTTTCGGATTTGCTGAATTTAGAACTAAAGAACAAGCTAATGCAGTTATCTCAGCATTGGACGGGACGGTAATAGATGGACATagaattcaattaaaattatcTCATAGACAGGGTTCTTCTAATACTACTAGCAGTGCTAAGGGTAAGAAGATTAAGAGTGGTAAGATTATTGTGAAGAATTTACCATTTGAAGCTACAAGAAAGGATgtatttgaattgtttaattCGTTCGGACAATTGAAATCCGTGAGAGTTCCAAAGAAGTTTGATAAGTCTGCCAGAGGTTTTGCATTTGTTGAATTCTTATTGCCTAAAGAAGCTGAAAATGCTATGGATCAATTACAAGGTGTTCATTTATTAGGGCGTAGGTTAGTTATGCAATACGCCCAGGAAGAAGCAGCAGATGCCGAAGAAGAGATTGCTCGTATGACCAAGAAAGTTAAGAAACAAGTTGTATCTAGTGAATTGGCTGCCTTAAGAAACAGCGGTGGTAGAAAGAAGCTAGAATTAGAAGATGACGAGAATGATGGACTAAATGGGTTTTGA
- the NCAS0A11550 gene encoding uncharacterized protein (ancestral locus Anc_3.433) has product MADLDGLPPVDPTTGEPIINPLKEDGTAKTPKEIEKEKKKAEKLLKFAAKQAKKKAAAATANPQKKAKKPKKEAEPIPEFVDKTVPGEKKVLVSLDDPSLKSYNPANVESSWYDWWVKSGFFEPEFTEDGEIKPEGLFCIPCPPPNVTGALHIGHALTISIQDSLIRYNRMKGKTVLFLPGFDHAGIATQSVVEKQMWAKEKKTRHDYGRTEFVNKVWEWKDEYHNRIKNQIKNLGASYDWTREAFTLDPKLTNAVVEAFVRLHDDGTIYRASRLVNWSVKLNTAISNLEVENKDVKGRTLLSVPNYDEKVEFGVLTSFAYPVADSETGEKLIIATTRPETLFGDTAIAVHPDDPRYTHLHGKFVQHPFLPRKLPIVLDKEAVDMEFGTGAVKITPAHDQNDYQTGKRHNLEFINILTDNGLLNENCGPEWEGMRRFDARKAVIEKLKEMGLYIGQEDNEMTIPTCSRSGDIIEPLLKPQWWVAQGDMAKEAIKVVKNGEVTITPKSSEAEYFHWLENIQDWCISRQLWWGHRCPVYFIKIEGREDDRNDGTFWVAGRNLAEAEEKAKAKYPNEKFTLEQDEDVLDTWFSSGLWPFSTLGWPEKTADLEHFYPFSMLETGWDILFFWVSRMILLGLKLTGSVPFKEVFCHSLVRDAQGRKMSKSLGNVVDPLDVISGIKLEDLHAKLLLGNLDPREVEKAKLGQKESYPNGIPQCGTDAMRFALCAYTTGGRDINLDILRVEGYRKFCNKIYQATKFALMRLGDDYQPPAEKHLSGKESLVEKWILHKLTTTSKVVNEALEKRDFLNSTSAIYEFWYLVCDVYIENSKYLIQEGSPEEQKSAKDTLYTLIEDALKLIHPFMPFISEELWQRLPKRATETSNTIVKASYPVYEQEFDNESAANAYELVLDVTKEARSLLAEYNILKNGKVYVESNHDESFETTTSQKDSIVSMIKAIDEVTVVRKSSEIPEGCVLKAVNPDVNVHLLVKGHIDIEAEIAKVQKKLEKANKSKQNIEQTIGRKDYESKANDQAKEANKVKLENSVAEIEGLEATIENLNRLKL; this is encoded by the coding sequence ATGGCTGACTTAGATGGATTACCACCAGTAGACCCAACCACGGGTGAACCAATCATTAACCCATTGAAGGAAGATGGTACTGCAAAGACTccaaaggaaattgaaaaggaaaaaaagaagGCTGAAAAGCTTTTGAAATTCGCTGCTAAGCAAGCTAAGAAAAAGGCTGCTGCTGCTACTGCTAATCCTCAGAAGAAGGCCAAGAaaccaaagaaggaagCTGAACCAATCCCTGAATTTGTTGATAAAACAGTTCCAGGTGAAAAGAAAGTATTGGTTTCCCTTGATGACccatctttgaaatcttaCAATCCTGCCAATGTCGAAAGTTCATGGTATGACTGGTGGGTGAAATCGGGTTTTTTTGAGCCAGAATTCACTGAAGACGGTGAAATCAAACCTGAGGGTCTATTTTGTATTCCATGTCCACCACCAAATGTTACAGGTGCCTTACATATCGGACATGCATTAACTATTTCTATTCAAGATTCTTTGATCAGATATAATAGAATGAAGGGGAAAACTGTTTTATTCTTGCCGGGTTTCGATCATGCTGGTATTGCTACCCAATCCGTCGTGGAAAAGCAAATGTGGGctaaggaaaagaaaactaGACACGATTATGGTAGAACTGAATTTGTCAATAAAGTTTGGGAGTGGAAGGATGAATATCATAACAGAATTAAGAACCAAATTAAGAATCTAGGTGCATCTTACGATTGGACTCGTGAAGCTTTCACTTTAGATCCAAAATTAACTAATGCGGTCGTTGAGGCTTTCGTTAGATTACACGACGATGGTACTATTTATCGTGCTTCAAGATTGGTCAATTGGTCTGTTAAATTGAACACTGCCATTTCAAACTTGGAAGTCGAAAACAAGGATGTTAAAGGTAGAACTTTGTTAAGTGTTCCTAATTATGATGAAAAGGTCGAGTTTGGTGTCTTAACATCATTCGCCTATCCAGTTGCTGATTCTGAAACtggtgaaaaattaattattgCCACCACAAGACCAGAAACTTTGTTTGGTGATACAGCCATTGCTGTTCACCCAGATGATCCACGTTACACTCACTTGCATGGCAAATTTGTTCAACATCCATTCTTACCAAGAAAGTTGCCTATTGTCTTAGATAAGGAAGCCGTTGATATGGAATTCGGTACAGGTGCCGTGAAGATTACTCCAGCACACGACCAAAACGATTACCAAACCGGTAAGCGTCATAACTTagaattcattaatattttgacTGATAATggtttattaaatgaaaactGTGGTCCAGAATGGGAAGGTATGAGGAGATTTGACGCTAGAAAGGCtgtcattgaaaaattaaaagagATGGGCCTATATATTGGTCAAGAAGACAATGAAATGACTATTCCAACTTGTTCAAGATCTGGTGATATCATCGAACCATTATTAAAACCTCAATGGTGGGTTGCTCAAGGCGATATGGCTAAGGAAGCTATTAAGGTCGTCAAGAATGGTGAAGTCACTATTACACCAAAATCTTCCGAAGCTGAGTATTTCCACTGGttagaaaatattcaagaCTGGTGTATCTCAAGACAACTATGGTGGGGTCACCGTTGTCCAGTTTATTTCATCAAGATCGAAGGTAGAGAAGATGATAGAAATGATGGCACCTTTTGGGTTGCCGGTAGAAACCTTGCTGAAGCAGAAGAAAAAGCTAAGGCTAAATACCCTAACGAAAAATTCACTTTGGAACAGGACGAAGATGTTTTAGATACTTGGTTCTCTTCTGGTCTATGGCCATTTTCAACTTTAGGATGGCCAGAAAAGACAGCTGACCTAGAACACTTTTACCCATTCTCTATGTTGGAAACCGGTTGGgatattttattcttctgGGTTAGTAGAATGATCTTATTAGGTCTAAAGTTAACTGGTTCAGTTCCATTCAAGGAAGTTTTCTGTCATTCTTTAGTCCGTGATGCTCAAGGTCGTAAGATGTCTAAGTCTTTGGGTAATGTTGTCGATCCTTTGGATGTCATAAGTGGTATCAAGCTAGAGGACCTACATGCCAAGTTGTTATTAGGTAACTTGGATCCAAGAGAAGTTGAAAAGGCTAAGTTGGGTCAAAAGGAATCTTATCCAAATGGTATCCCACAATGTGGTACCGATGCTATGAGATTTGCTTTATGTGCTTATACTACTGGTGGACGTGATATCAACTTAGATATCCTTCGTGTGGAAGGTTACAGAAAGTTTTGTAACAAGATCTACCAAGCCACCAAATTTGCCTTGATGAGATTAGGTGATGATTACCAACCCCCAGCTGAAAAGCACCTATCTGGTAAGGAATCTTTGGTTGAAAAATGGATTTTACATAAGCTAACCACCACCTCAAAGGTTGTCAATGAAGCCCTTGAAAAGCGTGATTTCTTGAACTCAACTAGTGCCATTTATGAATTTTGGTACTTGGTCTGTGACGTctatattgaaaattctaAGTATTTGATTCAAGAAGGTTCTCCAGAGGAACAAAAGTCTGCCAAGGATACTTTGTATACTTTAATTGAAGATGCCTTGAAGTTAATTCACCCATTCATGCCATTTATCTCCGAAGAATTGTGGCAACGTCTACCAAAGCGTGCTACTGAAACTTCTAACACCATTGTCAAGGCTTCTTATCCTGTCTATgaacaagaatttgataatgaaagtGCCGCTAATGCATATGAACTGGTCTTGGATGTTACCAAGGAAGCTCGTTCTTTACTAGCCGAATACAATATCCTCAAAAACGGTAAAGTCTACGTTGAATCCAACCATGATGAATCCTTTGAAACAACTACTTCCCAAAAGGATTCTATTGTTTCCATGATTAAGGCCATCGACGAAGTTACTGTTGTTCGTAAGAGCTCAGAAATTCCAGAAGGGTGTGTCTTGAAGGCTGTTAATCCAGATGTTAACGTCCACTTGTTGGTTAAGGGTcatattgatattgaagCCGAAATTGCCAAGGTCCAAAAGAAGTTAGAAAAGGCTAATAAATCTAAGCAGAATATTGAACAAACAATCGGGCGTAAGGATTATGAATCTAAAGCAAATGATCAAGCTAAGGAGGCTAACAAGGttaaattagaaaataGTGTTGCTGAAATTGAAGGGTTGGAAGCAACCATCGAAAATTTGAACCGTTTGAAATTATAA
- the GLD1 gene encoding Gld1p (ancestral locus Anc_3.427) yields MNSNTEVAIFSPNSRASKAERNKASYLLRKKHFQRQLAHQFYALGCILIVIQYVKYGTTIVALVVRALVMALLFTPFPDDSQLRQMVHTSNVSGFISSRFTSGNETDNENTGDNQGEGQNNMPGAFPGSGLDATVSEFMEEAEVQTLKLKIRKMIFHSSFTLNLIFIIFTIIYPTDYLSAVSNGSKLDEEDLKNIASPFNNGNGVIQGERHGSGIYLQMIGQSLPRTNFSGNLGSILFDFLILLVQFSLFTLTCVNFTNLDKQAPIQDQREEISDGFDGNVFLTNIDLNFSLTCLLSPTEEDVEEPFGEV; encoded by the coding sequence atgaattcaaatACAGAAGTTGCCATTTTCAGTCCCAATTCCAGGGCTTCAAAAGCTGAGAGGAATAAAGCAAGCTATCTCCTGAGGAaaaaacattttcaaagacAATTGGCACATCAATTCTACGCTCTGGGCTGTATTCTCATCGTTATTCAGTATGTTAAATATGGTACTACGATAGTGGCACTGGTCGTTCGAGCTTTAGTTATGGCATTACTATTTACTCCGTTTCCTGATGATTCGCAATTGAGACAAATGGTTCATACATCTAACGTCTCTGGATTTATAAGTTCAAGGTTTACGAGTGGTAATGAAacagataatgaaaatactGGTGATAATCAGGGCGAAGGACAAAATAACATGCCTGGAGCATTCCCTGGGAGTGGATTGGATGCTACAGTTTCAGAATTCATGGAAGAAGCCGAGGTGCAAACGCTGAAGTTGAAGATaaggaaaatgatatttcaCAGTTCCTTTACcttgaatttaatttttataatattcaCTATAATATATCCTACGGATTATTTAAGTGCTGTTTCGAATGGTAGtaaattagatgaagaggaCCTCAAGAACATCGCATCGCCCttcaataatggaaatGGAGTAATACAAGGGGAAAGACATGGCTCTGGAATATATTTGCAAATGATTGGACAATCATTACCTAGAACCAATTTCTCAGGAAATTTAGGAAgtattttatttgattttttgatattgttaGTTCAATTTTCACTCTTCACCTTAACATGTGTCAATTTCACTAATTTAGATAAACAAGCTCCGATACAAGACCAAAGGGAAGAAATAAGCGACGGATTTGATGGAAATGTATTTCTGACAAACATTGATCTTAATTTCTCTTTAACTTGTCTTCTATCTCCAACTGAAGAAGACGTGGAAGAACCTTTTGGAGAAGTCTAA